AAAAAAATCGTTTAATAATAATTGAGTTCTTAGCAATAGGAAAGCCTTGATCCCCCCTAATTTTTCTTCTCGATAATTTGTCTATTCTGTTCTATCTGCTTTGTCATCATTCACTAACTTAGACCCTAATTAATTTAGCTATATGAGCTTTACATTTTTCTTATCTAATTAACTAACAATTTTCACGAATATATTGACCTTTGGTATACCTATATGTAAAATAAAGTAAATTCGTGAGACTGAGGAGAAGGTGAGTATGGTCGTAGAGCCTGATATACTTGTTAAAGCTAATCATCTGGATTCACTTATCAAAAGTATCGAAGTACGCTGCACACACGAGGACTGGGAGGAAGTCACTACTTTATCTCAAGCTTTGTTACATGCTGCTGAACGGGTACATTTTGATATTGTACATCGAAATTGTCCCACCAATGTATACGACAAGCATATCATCTACTATTTTGCCTATAGTCACTTAATGACCAGCATATCGTATCAAAAGCTAAAACAATACTCTGAGTCGATCAAATATATTTCTTTATATTCGGATTTGAGCTGGCTTAGGGATGGTACGAAGGCGGGAGAAGCCGTAATTGAAGAATTCAAATCATTCGCTGCAGTTCATTTGTTAACATTGGAAATATTACGCGGAAATATTAGCAAGCTGTCCGAGTATGAAACTTATCTTGATAATCATTCAGGTGATGCGGTGCTGATCGGTCTCTCTACATTGCTTGAATCTGCAATTGAGCATGGATACTGTATTGATCGACAGTTATTGCGTTTTAAGCAGAATATCAACAGCTACGATTATTATGCAGAACGCAAAATGGCTTCCCATTATTTATCGTATCAATATTTGCTTGCTCAGTATGAGCAGCTGAACGATCAGCATTCTGAGGCGCTGTGTACAGCAGTCTATACCTTATGGGCGGCTGACAGACTCAACAATGATAATTATTTCAAAAAGGCAATCCATTTATTTGAATCCTTGCGCAAAAATGCTTCCGTTTCTCAGCTAACCGCATGTTTTAATCAACCATTTTATTAAGCACATTGCTATTGACCATAGAACATATTAAAGATGACAGCGAATCGCTGTCATCTTTATTTTGATGCGAGTGCTATCGCTTTAAATACAAATCATCAGGTGCCATTTCTCTCAGCTTTTGTTCATCTAACAGGATGAGCTCCCCTCGCCTGCGCTCTAAGATGCCGATCTCCGAAAATTGTTTGACCACCCTATTCAGATGACGATAGCTTGTTCCGAGCAAGTCAGCAATTTCATTCAAGCTGTGGCTGGGTATTTTACTCAACACAACACCCTTCTCTGAGTCCAGCATCATGAAGGTCAGATATCCCGCAAATTTCTTATCTAACGGATATAGCAAATTAACACTGCTCGAACGATTCAGACTCGTCAGCTTGTAGCACATATGCTCCAGCAGGAAATGCAGAAATGCCGGCTGACTGATGTAATGCTGATTAAGAGCTGAATAGCTGATCCCAATCAAAATGGCAGGCCTTACACATTCCACTGTCGTACTTGCTTTATTCTTCGTCACCAGCTCCACGTCTCCAATCAGGCTGAGCGGATCATTGAACCTTAGAGCGAGAGACTTTCCATTTGACAT
This sequence is a window from Paenibacillus urinalis. Protein-coding genes within it:
- a CDS encoding Crp/Fnr family transcriptional regulator, giving the protein MKLLYNEDLLMKFIQMYELDILLNTVSINDMKLYELMHGDRVCSSGDEIDHLFFLVQGRLKVYTTMSNGKSLALRFNDPLSLIGDVELVTKNKASTTVECVRPAILIGISYSALNQHYISQPAFLHFLLEHMCYKLTSLNRSSSVNLLYPLDKKFAGYLTFMMLDSEKGVVLSKIPSHSLNEIADLLGTSYRHLNRVVKQFSEIGILERRRGELILLDEQKLREMAPDDLYLKR